Proteins found in one Pseudomonas sp. P8_241 genomic segment:
- a CDS encoding arginine N-succinyltransferase, protein MLVLRPVESADLHQLQRLARESLVGVTSLTDDCERLRERIEQSCASFEKSVQSHGQENYFFVLEDLTEQRLVGCSEILATAGFTEPFYSLRNRPFTSACRELNIEHGVPALSLCHDLSDHTLLRGFHINRMLERTPHSELLSRARLLFIATHPQRFAAAVITEIVGYSTDEGHSPFWDAVGQHFFDLPYVEAERLCGQQSRGFLAELMPHYPIYVPMLPQAAQDCIGKIHPDGQEAFDILEREGFETNSYVDLFDGGPTMCARTAAIRSIAQSRAGRVQPGCSIDARGRYLVSNDSLNAYRAIVADLDYTAGQPVILDADMCAVLRVTEGSEIRLIPL, encoded by the coding sequence ATGCTGGTCTTGCGTCCAGTCGAGTCCGCCGATCTGCATCAGTTGCAGCGCCTGGCTCGCGAAAGCCTGGTGGGCGTAACGTCCCTGACCGACGATTGCGAACGATTGCGTGAGCGGATTGAGCAGTCCTGCGCCTCGTTCGAAAAAAGCGTCCAGAGCCATGGCCAGGAAAATTACTTCTTCGTCCTCGAAGATCTTACGGAGCAACGCCTGGTGGGCTGCTCGGAGATCCTCGCCACCGCCGGGTTCACCGAACCCTTCTACAGTTTGCGCAACCGGCCTTTCACCAGCGCCTGCCGTGAACTGAACATCGAACACGGCGTACCGGCGTTATCCTTGTGTCACGATCTCAGCGACCACACCCTGTTGCGCGGCTTCCATATCAACCGGATGCTGGAACGCACGCCCCATTCCGAACTCTTGTCACGCGCGCGCCTGTTGTTCATCGCCACCCACCCGCAACGTTTTGCCGCGGCGGTGATCACTGAAATTGTCGGATACAGCACCGATGAAGGCCACTCGCCATTCTGGGACGCTGTCGGCCAGCATTTCTTCGATTTGCCCTATGTCGAGGCCGAACGGCTTTGCGGTCAGCAAAGTCGGGGGTTTCTCGCCGAACTGATGCCGCATTACCCCATCTACGTGCCCATGCTGCCCCAGGCCGCACAAGACTGCATCGGGAAAATCCATCCCGATGGCCAGGAAGCGTTCGATATCCTCGAACGTGAAGGTTTTGAAACCAACAGCTACGTTGACCTTTTCGATGGAGGTCCAACGATGTGCGCGCGCACCGCAGCGATCCGCTCAATCGCCCAGAGCCGGGCAGGCAGGGTGCAACCGGGTTGTTCCATCGATGCCCGGGGTCGATATCTGGTCAGCAATGATTCATTGAACGCTTATCGAGCCATTGTTGCCGACCTCGACTACACCGCCGGGCAACCGGTCATTCTGGATGCGGACATGTGCGCGGTGCTAAGGGTGACAGAAGGAAGCGAGATACGGCTGATTCCCCTGTGA
- a CDS encoding alpha/beta fold hydrolase, producing MLLLVVVIAVFLVWSWLTYPAIGYWVYDLNMAAEAKLYRLHKIVVPICEMTVSTWQGGPYEATSSVLMLHGFSADKNLWLRFARHFVSTHRVIIPDIAGHGETGFKAGGGYDIPLQAKRMIQLLDVCGVEKVHVIGNSMGGFMAAWLAAHYPERIVSVALIDPAGVTSPEPSDLERHLAKGHNPFLIHSREEFQRFYAMTMASPPWVPKLVLDAVAQRYEQSCDELEEIFRDMRASPPMEPHLPDISAPALLLWGRKDRLIDVSSVAIWSKGIADLRVEIWDAVGHMPMVEAPTGSARLYREFLSSLRSESPQDQRLH from the coding sequence ATGTTGTTATTGGTCGTCGTTATTGCGGTTTTCCTGGTCTGGAGCTGGCTGACCTACCCCGCCATCGGCTACTGGGTCTATGACTTGAACATGGCGGCCGAAGCCAAGCTGTACAGGCTGCACAAAATTGTCGTGCCCATCTGCGAGATGACGGTTTCGACCTGGCAAGGCGGCCCCTACGAAGCCACCAGCAGTGTCTTGATGCTCCACGGTTTCAGTGCCGACAAGAATCTCTGGCTGCGCTTTGCCCGGCACTTCGTCAGCACGCATCGAGTGATCATTCCCGACATCGCAGGCCATGGCGAAACCGGCTTCAAGGCGGGTGGCGGCTATGACATCCCGTTGCAGGCCAAGCGGATGATTCAGTTGCTGGATGTTTGCGGCGTCGAGAAGGTCCATGTGATCGGCAATTCGATGGGCGGCTTTATGGCTGCCTGGTTGGCCGCCCATTATCCGGAGCGTATTGTTTCAGTGGCCCTGATCGATCCTGCCGGGGTCACTTCTCCCGAACCCAGTGATCTTGAGCGCCATTTGGCCAAGGGCCACAACCCCTTCCTGATTCACTCGCGCGAAGAATTCCAGCGCTTTTACGCCATGACCATGGCATCGCCGCCTTGGGTGCCAAAGCTGGTGCTTGATGCGGTTGCCCAGCGCTACGAACAATCCTGTGATGAATTGGAGGAAATCTTCCGGGATATGCGTGCCAGTCCGCCGATGGAACCGCACCTCCCCGACATCAGCGCACCTGCGCTGTTGCTTTGGGGACGCAAGGACCGGCTGATCGATGTCAGCAGCGTGGCCATCTGGAGCAAAGGCATCGCCGATCTGCGGGTGGAAATCTGGGACGCCGTCGGTCACATGCCCATGGTCGAGGCACCGACAGGGTCGGCTCGCCTTTATCGGGAGTTTTTGTCATCACTGCGCTCGGAAAGCCCTCAGGATCAACGACTGCATTGA
- a CDS encoding histidine phosphatase family protein produces the protein MQATRLTLMCHARTVAQKLAHFPTDEPLDMDWQAARQSRCAQFKGSPRLMCGPELRARQTAELFGNAAQVVDALKDCDFGRWRGMRIGELQKTEPDALQHWLADPDSAPHGGESVTGLCERVSAWLVSLQSTPGHVIAITHPFVIRAALTHVLQGSSFNSIDVEPLSAVELRFQGRWRLRLPGTDPEESL, from the coding sequence GTGCAGGCGACTCGTTTAACCCTGATGTGCCACGCTCGAACCGTCGCACAGAAATTGGCGCATTTTCCTACCGACGAGCCTTTGGACATGGATTGGCAAGCGGCGCGGCAATCGCGTTGCGCCCAATTCAAGGGAAGTCCGCGTTTGATGTGCGGCCCCGAATTACGAGCCCGACAAACCGCTGAGTTGTTCGGCAACGCGGCGCAAGTTGTCGACGCCCTGAAGGATTGTGATTTCGGGCGCTGGCGCGGTATGCGCATTGGCGAATTGCAAAAGACCGAACCCGACGCACTTCAGCACTGGCTGGCAGATCCTGATTCGGCACCCCACGGTGGCGAGTCGGTCACCGGGCTCTGCGAACGAGTGAGCGCATGGCTGGTGTCCCTGCAATCGACACCGGGTCACGTTATCGCCATCACTCATCCGTTTGTCATTCGTGCCGCGCTGACGCATGTGTTGCAAGGCTCGTCGTTCAACTCGATCGACGTGGAGCCGCTGTCGGCCGTGGAGTTACGGTTTCAGGGGCGTTGGCGCTTGCGCTTGCCGGGCACCGATCCTGAGGAGTCGCTGTGA
- the ftrA gene encoding transcriptional regulator FtrA has translation MQSNPGLVAILAYDGLCTFEFGIAVEIFGLARPEFEFPWYTHRIVAVDQGPMRAMGGIQVLADGGMELLAQARTIIIPGWRDRRAAVPGELITALRQAHARGARLLSICSGVFVLAATGLLDGHGATTHWRYTTELAERFPDILVDPDVLYVDAGQLITSAGSAAGIDACLHLVTRDFGTQVANSVARRLVMSPQRTGGQAQFIPMPVSPTPRSDLSRVMQWARERLHEPLEVRELASEAAMSERTFLRRFTEASGQSPKTWLQHERLGRARELLESTDQNTEQIAQRCGYRSVESFRVAFRSVVGVPPSVYRERFGRAGNVLS, from the coding sequence ATGCAATCCAACCCAGGACTGGTCGCGATTCTGGCCTACGACGGCCTCTGCACTTTCGAGTTCGGCATCGCCGTGGAGATCTTCGGCCTGGCACGACCGGAATTCGAGTTCCCCTGGTACACCCATCGCATCGTCGCCGTCGATCAAGGCCCGATGCGCGCCATGGGCGGCATCCAGGTGCTGGCCGATGGCGGCATGGAACTGCTCGCACAAGCCCGGACCATTATCATTCCCGGCTGGCGCGACCGCCGCGCTGCGGTGCCTGGGGAGCTGATCACGGCCCTGCGCCAGGCCCATGCCCGGGGTGCGCGACTGCTGTCGATTTGCTCCGGCGTATTCGTGCTCGCCGCCACCGGCTTGCTCGACGGGCATGGCGCCACCACGCATTGGCGCTACACCACGGAACTGGCCGAACGCTTTCCCGACATCCTGGTGGACCCGGACGTGCTCTATGTCGACGCGGGTCAACTGATCACCTCCGCCGGCAGCGCAGCGGGCATCGATGCGTGCTTGCATCTGGTGACGCGGGATTTCGGCACGCAAGTGGCCAACTCCGTGGCACGACGTCTGGTGATGTCGCCGCAACGCACCGGTGGCCAGGCGCAATTCATTCCGATGCCGGTCAGTCCTACACCACGCAGCGATCTTTCCCGCGTCATGCAGTGGGCCCGGGAGCGCTTGCACGAACCGCTCGAAGTGCGCGAACTGGCCAGTGAAGCGGCCATGAGCGAGCGCACCTTCCTGCGCCGTTTCACTGAAGCCAGCGGTCAATCGCCCAAGACCTGGTTGCAACACGAACGCTTGGGGCGCGCCCGCGAGCTGTTGGAAAGCACCGATCAGAACACCGAGCAGATCGCCCAGCGCTGCGGTTATCGCTCGGTGGAAAGTTTTCGGGTGGCGTTCCGTTCCGTGGTGGGTGTACCGCCGTCAGTGTATCGGGAGCGATTCGGGCGTGCGGGCAACGTTCTATCGTGA
- a CDS encoding flavin-containing monooxygenase: protein MQTFQVLIIGSGFGGQCAAINLLKAGIDDFRLLERRDFFGGTWCQNTYPGAAVDVPSPLYSLSFAPFLWTQMFAGQAELHRYTRYVVEHFGLGDKVELGANVEGIEWDEVNTRWTVHTAGKGLFCAQFLINATGPLSQPVIPPFEGRERFQGKTFHTNNWDHAYDYRGQRVAIIGSGASAAQVIPAIAADVEHLHVFQRTPHWVLPRADRTFGRFQRWLLGLKPAYKLLRWMIYWQFETRVIAFKYSKPAVRMVQHQALRFLKRQVSDPQLRRKLTPDYTIGCKRVILSSTLYPALGRSNVTLHSREQGIAALDESGIVTRDGQHIDVDLIVWSTGYDATDGVISYPVTGKNGTRLKDVWAQYPRAYLGTALPDFPNLFIVTGPNTGIGHTSALFIIESQMNYILDCIRTLKAQGLSSIEVRPEAERTYTEMIHREMERTVWKSGGCHSWYQSRSGHVIAMFPGFSFSFHRLTRKLKPTDHILS from the coding sequence ATGCAAACCTTTCAAGTATTGATCATCGGCAGCGGATTTGGTGGCCAGTGCGCCGCGATCAATTTGCTCAAGGCAGGCATCGACGATTTTCGCCTGCTGGAACGGCGGGATTTCTTTGGTGGCACCTGGTGCCAGAACACCTATCCCGGTGCCGCCGTTGACGTACCTTCGCCGCTCTATTCGCTGTCGTTCGCGCCTTTTCTCTGGACGCAAATGTTCGCCGGACAGGCTGAACTTCATCGCTACACCCGTTACGTGGTGGAACACTTCGGTCTGGGCGACAAGGTGGAACTGGGCGCCAATGTCGAAGGCATCGAATGGGACGAGGTGAATACGCGCTGGACTGTGCACACCGCTGGCAAAGGCCTGTTTTGCGCGCAATTTTTGATCAATGCCACAGGCCCGCTGAGCCAACCGGTCATTCCGCCCTTCGAGGGACGGGAGCGTTTTCAGGGCAAGACGTTTCACACTAACAATTGGGACCATGCCTACGATTATCGAGGCCAGCGCGTAGCGATCATCGGCAGCGGTGCCAGTGCAGCCCAGGTGATTCCGGCGATTGCCGCCGATGTCGAGCACCTGCACGTGTTCCAGCGCACACCGCATTGGGTGTTACCCCGGGCTGACCGGACCTTCGGCCGATTCCAGCGTTGGTTGCTGGGGCTCAAACCGGCCTACAAACTGCTGCGCTGGATGATTTACTGGCAATTCGAGACCCGGGTCATTGCCTTCAAATATTCGAAACCGGCCGTGCGCATGGTCCAGCATCAAGCGCTGCGGTTCCTTAAACGCCAAGTGTCCGACCCCCAACTGCGGCGCAAACTGACACCGGACTACACCATTGGCTGCAAACGGGTGATTCTGTCGAGCACACTGTACCCGGCACTTGGCCGCTCGAACGTCACGCTGCACAGCCGCGAACAAGGCATCGCCGCTCTGGACGAAAGCGGTATCGTCACCCGGGATGGCCAACACATCGATGTGGACCTGATCGTCTGGTCCACCGGCTATGACGCCACCGACGGGGTGATTTCCTACCCGGTAACGGGAAAAAACGGCACCCGCCTCAAGGACGTCTGGGCGCAGTACCCTCGGGCCTACCTGGGCACCGCCCTGCCAGACTTTCCCAACCTGTTTATCGTGACCGGCCCGAACACTGGAATTGGCCATACGTCGGCGCTGTTCATCATCGAATCGCAGATGAATTACATCCTCGATTGCATTCGGACCTTGAAAGCGCAAGGTTTAAGCAGCATCGAAGTTCGACCGGAGGCAGAACGTACCTACACTGAAATGATCCACCGTGAAATGGAACGAACCGTGTGGAAGTCCGGTGGCTGCCACAGTTGGTATCAAAGCAGGAGCGGTCATGTGATCGCCATGTTCCCGGGTTTCAGCTTCAGCTTTCATCGCTTGACCCGGAAACTGAAACCCACCGATCACATTTTGTCCTGA
- a CDS encoding isocitrate lyase/PEP mutase family protein — translation MSRLSHQDLRRGFRQLFASRTCYHTASVFDPMSARIAADLGFEVGILGGSVASLQVLGAPDFALITLSEFAEQATRIGRVAQLPVIADADHGYGNALNVMRTVVELERAGIAALTIEDTLLPAQFGRKSTDLITVAEGVGKIRAALEARVDSEMAIIARTHAGILPVQEIISRTKQYQAAGADGICMVGVKDFDHLEQIAEHLSVPLMLVTYGNPALRDDQRLAELGVRVTIDGHGAYFAAIKATYDSLREQRQILTQTSDLSATELTHTYTQPEEYIRYAEEFMRVKE, via the coding sequence ATGTCCAGGCTTTCTCATCAAGATTTGCGGCGCGGTTTTCGTCAACTGTTCGCTTCCCGAACCTGTTACCACACCGCCTCGGTTTTCGACCCGATGTCAGCGCGTATTGCCGCGGACCTGGGATTCGAAGTCGGGATCCTCGGCGGCTCGGTCGCCTCGCTGCAGGTGCTCGGAGCCCCTGACTTTGCCCTGATCACGCTCAGCGAGTTCGCTGAGCAGGCCACTCGCATTGGCCGCGTCGCCCAGTTGCCGGTGATTGCCGATGCCGATCATGGTTACGGCAACGCACTCAATGTCATGCGCACCGTCGTCGAACTCGAACGTGCCGGCATCGCCGCCCTGACCATTGAAGATACCTTGTTGCCTGCCCAGTTCGGCCGCAAATCCACCGACCTGATCACCGTCGCCGAGGGTGTCGGCAAGATTCGCGCAGCGCTGGAAGCCCGGGTCGACTCGGAAATGGCAATCATCGCCCGAACCCACGCAGGCATTCTGCCCGTCCAGGAAATCATCAGCCGCACCAAGCAATATCAAGCTGCCGGCGCGGATGGAATCTGCATGGTCGGGGTCAAGGATTTCGATCACCTGGAGCAAATCGCCGAGCATCTGAGCGTGCCACTGATGCTGGTGACCTACGGCAACCCGGCGCTGCGAGACGACCAACGCCTGGCGGAACTGGGCGTACGCGTCACCATCGATGGCCACGGCGCCTACTTCGCCGCGATCAAGGCCACTTACGACAGCCTGCGTGAGCAGCGACAGATCCTCACTCAAACGTCGGACCTGAGCGCGACCGAGCTGACGCACACCTATACCCAACCGGAGGAATACATCCGCTATGCGGAGGAGTTCATGCGGGTCAAGGAGTGA
- a CDS encoding rhodanese-like domain-containing protein, with amino-acid sequence MTSLVRDIPAAPSAIALMHFSNRLTFETDCSDVYASQQQGEIDFILVDVRGPLAFERGHVPGAINIPGRLLTAEGLASYPKNSLFVVYCAGPHCNGANKAAVKLAALGYPVKEMIGGVTGWLDEGFELNTDMLKSSGAAIGCEC; translated from the coding sequence ATGACCAGTCTGGTTCGCGACATTCCCGCCGCCCCATCGGCCATTGCCTTGATGCATTTCAGCAACCGTCTGACCTTCGAAACCGATTGTTCCGACGTCTACGCCAGCCAGCAGCAGGGTGAAATCGATTTCATTCTGGTGGATGTGCGCGGGCCGCTCGCGTTCGAGCGTGGTCATGTGCCAGGGGCGATCAATATTCCGGGACGCCTGCTCACTGCCGAGGGGTTGGCGAGTTATCCGAAAAACAGCCTGTTCGTGGTTTATTGCGCCGGGCCTCATTGCAACGGTGCCAACAAGGCTGCGGTGAAACTGGCGGCCCTGGGTTATCCGGTCAAGGAGATGATCGGCGGCGTAACGGGATGGCTGGATGAGGGGTTTGAACTGAATACCGATATGCTGAAATCATCCGGTGCTGCAATCGGTTGCGAATGTTGA
- a CDS encoding VOC family protein, translating into MNHPSFVSPDLIRQRFSRAMSDMYREEVPLYGALMELVEQTNRHVLDSNPLIAQQLVSTGEIERLDLERHGAIRVGTAQELATLARLFAVMGMQPVGYYDLSPAGVPVHSTAFRAVHEAALQVSPFRVFTSLLRLELIDDVELRAFAQSVLDQRSIFTPAALSLIERSETLGGLTEQEADEFVEQALETFRWHHSATVTAEQYQQLSAQHRLIADVVAFKGPHINHLTPRTLDIDIVQAQMPAHGITPKAVIEGPPRRQCPILLRQTSFKALDEPIAFTDQHQTRGSHSARFGEIEQRGAALTPKGRALYDRLLNAARDELKDFPNEANAARYNALMTQHFSEFPDTWEGMRHQGLAYFRYFVTEKNLDSNTLKSSTLDDLLSGGYLRLEPLVYEDFLPVSAAGIFQSNLGDAAQTHYGVHSNQHAFETALGRSTLDELALYEECQQRSIEHCLATLGKCL; encoded by the coding sequence ATGAACCACCCGAGCTTCGTCAGCCCAGACCTGATCCGCCAACGCTTTTCCAGGGCGATGTCCGACATGTATCGCGAGGAAGTGCCGTTGTACGGCGCGTTGATGGAGTTGGTGGAGCAAACCAACCGCCACGTACTGGACAGCAATCCGCTGATTGCGCAACAACTGGTCAGCACCGGTGAAATCGAACGCCTGGACCTGGAGCGCCATGGTGCGATTCGCGTCGGTACGGCGCAGGAACTGGCGACCCTCGCCCGCCTGTTTGCGGTAATGGGCATGCAGCCGGTGGGTTATTACGACCTGTCGCCGGCCGGGGTGCCGGTGCATTCCACGGCATTTCGCGCCGTGCACGAAGCGGCGTTGCAGGTCAGTCCGTTCCGAGTGTTCACCTCGCTGCTGCGTCTGGAACTGATCGATGACGTTGAACTGCGGGCGTTCGCCCAGTCGGTGCTTGATCAACGCTCGATCTTCACCCCTGCCGCCCTGAGTCTCATTGAACGCAGCGAAACACTGGGGGGCCTGACCGAACAGGAGGCAGATGAATTCGTCGAGCAGGCACTGGAAACCTTCCGCTGGCACCACAGCGCTACCGTGACCGCTGAGCAGTACCAACAGCTTAGCGCCCAGCATCGTCTGATCGCCGATGTCGTGGCATTCAAGGGCCCGCACATCAATCACCTGACGCCACGCACTCTGGACATCGACATCGTGCAAGCGCAAATGCCGGCCCATGGCATTACCCCCAAGGCAGTAATCGAAGGCCCGCCGCGCCGCCAGTGCCCGATCCTGCTGCGCCAAACCAGTTTCAAGGCACTGGACGAGCCGATTGCCTTCACCGATCAGCACCAGACCCGGGGCAGCCATAGCGCCCGCTTTGGCGAAATCGAACAACGTGGCGCCGCCCTCACCCCCAAGGGCCGGGCGCTGTACGATCGCCTGCTGAATGCCGCAAGGGACGAGTTGAAGGACTTCCCCAACGAAGCCAACGCCGCTCGTTACAACGCCCTCATGACGCAGCATTTCAGCGAATTCCCTGACACCTGGGAAGGCATGCGCCATCAGGGACTGGCGTACTTTCGCTATTTCGTGACGGAAAAAAACCTGGACTCGAACACACTGAAATCCTCGACCCTGGACGATCTGCTCAGCGGCGGTTATCTGCGCCTTGAACCGCTGGTGTATGAGGACTTCCTGCCGGTCAGCGCCGCGGGGATTTTTCAGTCAAACCTGGGGGATGCCGCGCAAACCCATTACGGCGTCCATTCCAATCAACATGCCTTTGAAACAGCCTTGGGGCGATCGACCCTTGATGAACTGGCGCTGTATGAAGAATGCCAACAGCGATCGATCGAACACTGTTTGGCAACACTGGGAAAGTGCCTTTAA
- the astA gene encoding arginine N-succinyltransferase, with protein sequence MIVRPVRITDLPAVMTLVRHATKGLSQLPTNEERLAHRIRWAQRTFAQQVDRADADYLFVLEDDDQRVVGVSALTGGIGLREPWYTYRVGVTVNASPDLGIQRQLPTLFLSNEMTGQSQIRSLYLPPDERRGCNARLLSLGRFLFVAEFAHLFGEKLIAELRGSADERGCSPFWDSVGRHFFKMDFSHAEQLSELGNKSFIAELMPRQPLYTCLLTEQAQAVIGKAHATNEATLKVLSAEGFTHKGYIDIFDAGPVIEAPVSNIRTVRDSQTLRLDIGIPDEQAPPWLIHNRRLENCRITSAQARLAGGNLIVDRLTAKRLQLQPGDSVRAVQQLKPQRRAVAA encoded by the coding sequence ATGATCGTCCGCCCGGTTCGGATCACCGACCTGCCTGCCGTGATGACATTGGTGCGCCATGCCACCAAGGGACTCAGCCAGCTGCCGACCAACGAAGAACGCCTGGCCCATCGAATCCGCTGGGCCCAACGCACTTTCGCCCAACAGGTCGATCGCGCCGATGCCGACTACCTGTTCGTGCTCGAAGACGATGATCAGCGGGTGGTGGGCGTGAGCGCCCTGACAGGCGGAATCGGACTGCGAGAGCCTTGGTACACCTATCGAGTCGGGGTGACGGTGAACGCCTCACCCGACCTGGGCATTCAACGCCAGCTCCCGACCCTGTTTCTGAGCAATGAAATGACCGGGCAATCGCAAATCCGTTCGTTGTACCTGCCTCCTGATGAGCGCCGGGGATGCAACGCTCGATTGCTTTCCCTGGGGCGCTTTCTGTTTGTCGCCGAATTTGCGCACCTGTTCGGTGAGAAGTTGATCGCTGAACTGCGGGGCAGTGCCGACGAACGAGGTTGTTCGCCATTCTGGGACAGCGTGGGTCGTCATTTCTTCAAGATGGACTTCAGCCACGCCGAGCAACTGTCGGAACTGGGCAACAAATCGTTCATCGCCGAACTGATGCCGCGCCAACCTCTCTATACCTGCCTGCTGACCGAACAGGCTCAGGCAGTGATCGGCAAGGCTCACGCCACGAACGAAGCGACGCTGAAAGTCCTCAGTGCCGAGGGTTTTACCCACAAGGGTTACATTGATATCTTCGACGCCGGCCCCGTCATCGAAGCCCCGGTGTCGAACATCCGCACCGTGCGCGACAGCCAAACGCTGAGACTGGACATCGGCATACCGGACGAGCAGGCGCCGCCGTGGCTCATCCACAACAGGCGCCTGGAAAACTGCCGCATCACCAGTGCCCAGGCACGATTGGCAGGCGGCAACCTGATCGTTGACCGACTCACCGCCAAGCGTCTGCAACTGCAACCAGGCGACTCGGTGCGCGCTGTACAGCAGCTCAAACCACAGCGACGGGCCGTGGCGGCGTAA
- the cobF gene encoding precorrin-6A synthase (deacetylating): protein MKKLLVIGIGAGNPDYITIQAVKALNRVDVFFLMEKGESKSQLIEWRREICERYISDRDYRFVEAHSPERERGDVDYKASVDDLNLARQQAFVRLINEEMADGQCGGFLVWGDPGLYDSTVRILHTLLASGACEFEFEVIPGITSVQALTAQHKVALNQIGRSVEITTGRRLAAGQVSDADSLVVMLDAQDAYRQVTDQETDIYWGAYLGTPDEILISGKLKDVADEIARVRKVARQANGWIMDTYLLRKPEQ, encoded by the coding sequence ATGAAAAAACTGTTGGTCATCGGCATCGGGGCCGGCAATCCGGACTACATCACGATACAAGCCGTGAAGGCGTTGAATCGAGTCGATGTGTTTTTTCTGATGGAGAAGGGCGAGAGCAAAAGCCAGCTGATCGAATGGCGCCGCGAGATCTGCGAGCGCTACATCAGCGACCGCGACTACCGTTTTGTAGAGGCCCACAGTCCGGAACGCGAACGTGGTGATGTGGACTACAAGGCCAGTGTCGACGATCTGAACCTGGCCAGGCAGCAAGCGTTTGTACGTCTGATCAACGAGGAAATGGCGGACGGTCAGTGCGGCGGTTTTCTGGTCTGGGGCGACCCAGGGTTGTACGACAGCACTGTTCGTATCTTGCACACGCTTCTGGCGTCAGGTGCCTGCGAATTCGAATTCGAAGTGATCCCGGGTATCACCAGCGTCCAGGCACTCACGGCACAACACAAAGTGGCGCTGAACCAGATCGGCCGATCCGTGGAAATCACCACGGGGCGGCGCCTGGCGGCAGGGCAGGTGAGTGATGCCGACAGCCTGGTGGTGATGCTGGATGCGCAGGATGCCTACCGTCAGGTGACGGATCAGGAGACAGACATTTACTGGGGTGCCTATCTGGGCACGCCGGATGAAATCCTGATCAGCGGCAAACTCAAGGATGTGGCAGATGAAATAGCGCGGGTGCGCAAGGTTGCGCGGCAGGCCAACGGCTGGATCATGGACACCTATCTGCTGCGCAAGCCCGAGCAATGA
- a CDS encoding diguanylate cyclase → MEKAGRKGISLARRLYTSRILGIALGLVCVSAAMYPLDPAPWVWGFMLFNGVLWPHLAYQWARRARTPYHAEHRNLLIDSFLGGFWIAAMHFNPLPSATTLSMMAMNNVAIGGLRFLLAGTVAQLLGVGVGLQIFAPAFIPATSSLQLYACLPLLCLYPLALGWICFRQAHTLGRQKRELLALSRTDSLTGLLNHGTWKDQLEVEFQRCKRQQKGGAIALIDIDHFKAINDTYGHVAGDIVLRQLSKMLKQNLRATDVAGRYGGDEFCVILPDLPLNRAAAVMDALRDRFATLGYEQDPALKVSLSIGLAAFNPDHTDATLWLNDADQALYEAKTTGRNRVICCDCGKPRHELVDSV, encoded by the coding sequence ATGGAAAAAGCGGGAAGAAAGGGAATTTCACTGGCCAGGAGGCTCTACACATCGCGAATTCTGGGGATCGCTCTCGGCCTGGTGTGCGTGAGCGCGGCGATGTATCCGCTCGACCCGGCGCCTTGGGTCTGGGGGTTCATGTTGTTCAATGGCGTGCTCTGGCCGCACCTGGCATACCAATGGGCGCGTCGGGCGAGGACGCCGTATCACGCCGAACACCGCAATTTGTTGATTGATTCTTTTCTCGGCGGATTCTGGATCGCCGCCATGCACTTCAATCCGTTGCCCAGCGCAACAACCCTTTCCATGATGGCTATGAATAATGTGGCGATCGGCGGCCTGCGTTTTTTGCTGGCAGGCACGGTTGCGCAATTGCTGGGTGTAGGCGTCGGGCTGCAAATCTTCGCCCCGGCCTTCATTCCTGCCACCAGCTCGCTGCAGCTCTACGCCTGTTTGCCCTTGTTGTGCCTGTATCCACTGGCGTTGGGCTGGATCTGCTTTCGCCAGGCGCACACCCTTGGCCGGCAAAAGCGTGAATTGCTCGCACTGAGCCGCACCGACAGTCTCACGGGGTTGCTCAACCACGGGACCTGGAAGGATCAACTGGAAGTCGAATTCCAGCGTTGCAAACGCCAGCAAAAGGGCGGGGCGATTGCACTGATCGACATCGACCATTTCAAAGCCATCAACGACACCTATGGCCACGTCGCCGGTGACATCGTCCTGCGCCAGCTGAGCAAAATGCTCAAGCAGAACCTGCGGGCGACCGATGTGGCGGGACGCTATGGTGGAGATGAGTTCTGTGTGATCCTGCCCGACCTGCCCCTGAACCGCGCCGCAGCGGTCATGGATGCCTTGCGCGACCGCTTTGCCACCTTGGGTTATGAGCAGGACCCGGCGTTGAAGGTCAGCCTGAGCATCGGCCTGGCGGCTTTCAATCCTGACCATACTGATGCGACCCTGTGGCTCAACGATGCCGACCAGGCACTGTATGAGGCCAAAACCACTGGCCGCAATCGGGTGATCTGTTGTGACTGTGGCAAGCCGCGGCATGAACTGGTGGATTCGGTGTAA